The following proteins are encoded in a genomic region of Oryzias latipes chromosome 17, ASM223467v1:
- the LOC101174457 gene encoding immunoglobulin lambda-1 light chain-like, producing MLFLPAAALCCLCSALVAMAAELIQEDLTLTRRVGESVSFSCGGTQQRSNDIYWYQKKDTEQFKIILHFNKNDCGINKGYGHPQKDDFTAEKTQRGCELKINKVRVDHSASYYCSCWSHRDYYIFGSGTRLFVTAQSVVKPVVSVYPAASRVHVEGSSSLLCLASDMFPPVVQFSWKRQKNNGPLEDLTSEEQLDLRESGRIISILLVQQQKDSSYKYSCSVKHEGGTVEAQTQQELPPLPAEGSTAAPKAPTSHPASSSILPKGTASVPPLDLVKLSFQSESRVKLLCLLYSVLIVKSLVYCCGLSLLMILRNKGASTNSRHAE from the exons ATGCTTTTCctcccagctgctgctctgtgctgtctgtgttcag cactggttgccatggcagcaGAACTGATTCAGGAGGATTTAACATTGACCAGGAGAGTTGGTGAAAGTGTCTCTTTCAGCTGTGGAGGAACTCAGCAGAGAAGCAATGATATATATTGGTACCAGAAGAAAGACACAGAACAATTCAAAATAAtactacattttaataaaaatgattgtGGAATAAATAAAGGTTACGGTCATCCTCAGAAAGATGATTTCACAGCTGAGAAAACCCAGAGAGGATGTGAATTGAAGATCAATAAAGTCAGAGTGGATCATTCAGCCTCCTACTACTGCAGCTGCTGGTCCCACA GGGATTACTACATCTTTGGATCTGGAACTAGACTGTTTGTAACGG CTCAGTCTGTAGTGAAGCCCGTGGTGAGCGTGTACCCAGCAGCATCCAGAGTCCATGTGGAGGGGAGCAGCTCCCTGCTGTGTCTGGCCTCAGACATGTTTCCTCCTGTGGTCCAGTTCTCCTGGAAAAGACAGAAGAACAACGGACCACTGGAGGACCTGACCTCTGAAGAGCAGCTGGATCTCAGAGAGTCGGGACGTATCATCTCTATCCTGCTGGTCCAGCAACAAAAGGACAGCTCCTATAAATACAGCTGCTCCGTCAAACATGAGGGGGGCACAGTGGAGGCCCAAACTCAACAAG AGTTGCCTCCACTTCCAGCTGAAGGTTCCACAGCAGCTCCAAAAGCCCCAACATCTCATCCAGCATCTTCCAGCATTCTACCAAAGGGAACAGCCTCTGTTCCTCCTCTGGATCTGGTGAAGCTGTCCTTCCAGTCAGAGTCCAGGGTGAAGCTGCTCTGCCTGCTGTACTCAGTGCTGATAGTGAAGAGTCTGGTGTACTGCTGTGGACTCTCTCTGCTGATGATCCTCAGAAACAAGGGAGCATCCACCAACTCCAGACATGCTGAATGA